A window of Anas acuta chromosome 5, bAnaAcu1.1, whole genome shotgun sequence genomic DNA:
GGGGGCGAGGGAGACCCAGTTATTTGTAGCAAGTTCTCGCATGTGGTTCGGGTTTAAACCAGATGCCAGGCTCCGTAACCATCACCAGGCTCTGCCAGTCTCAGGGAGAAGCTGGCTGGAAGTGGCCCCGTTCATGAGCCACCACGTGGGTGTCCTCATTCTGCAGCCCTTGGGATAACCCTGTTTCAGggctttctgtgattttttatttttatttttcctctcctccctcccatAGCAGAATTGTATGCAGAGGAGAGTGCTGGCACGTACATATCTGCTCTCGGGCTGTTATTGAGGCATGTCAGAGCTTTTGGCACGTTGTGCTTGAGAAGGCAAGAAattgcaccaaaaaaaaaataaattgaaaggattaaaaaaatacataacatTTGGAGGGACTTTCCAGCACTTGGCTTCATTGAGCTGGAAGACTGTGGTCTGGTGACCAGTGGGTGTGGACTCAGTTGGGACGAAGGGAACTGAAGCTTCTTGCTCTGTAGGTTGCTTCACCTCTGGTTCCTTCTTTTTCCAGATTGGCAAGAAGGAGGGGGGCTCTCATCAGCTTTAGTAAAGCACTTTGGAACATCGTTGGGTGAGAGCTGTGGCAAGAGTTTGCAGGCATTACCATTGCTGCCGGGAATAAAAGGAGTCTGTGTGCAAATCTGACAGTGGTAGTTGTAGCAAGGTCTGACAGCTTTggattgttgtttttctttttgttggcATGAGCTATTACAGACCCTGAATTACCCCTCGTTCTCTCTTGAAGTTGGAAAGAGGATTAAGAAGGCAGATGGTGATGGTACAAGGTACCTGCAGCTCGGCAGGGGAACCGGCTGCTTCGGCTGCAGTTAGCAGCTCTAGCTGCTGCGTGCTGCCCGTCTTTGCTCACAACTTGGCTTGCCAaggggaggctggaggtgccTCCTGATGATGCTTTCTGCTGGCTAAGGCTCCCTCCGGGCTCCAAGGACATTGATAGGCAGCATCCTTAGGGTGCTCCCCAGGAGTGACCAGGAACACCTCCACACACCTGCCCAAGAACAGCTCCATGTTCCCATGGCGTAAAGCTGCATCTTCAGGATTTTACAGCTAGCTTGCAGAAGCTTACCTGCAGAAAGCTGGATCTCCAAATCTGGGGTGAACAAGCCAACCCTCACTAGAGGGTAACCACTGCAAGAGTGAGCCCTAGTGCTTAACCAGAGAATTACAGTGGCCTTGTGCTTGTGGTTTAGGGTGATGTGGGTCCCAGTCTTACCATGGGAGTTCCTGGGAAACCAGCGACAGATAAGTGTTTGAATAGGAGTTGGTTGTTCTAGGACAAAGATGTTTGAAGTCCTTTCCTGCAGGTAGGTCGGAGGTCCTGTTCCTGTTGTGCAGATATCCCTTTGCTTAAGAGTAAGGCTGGCTTATAGCATCGTTCTGGAAACTCCTGTTTGCCCGGTTGTGGAAGAAAAGGTCCTGAATGTGTCTGAAACAGGCACTACCCAGAATGTGGGGCTGTGTTTCCCACCTCATACTGTGATTTTATGCCATCTCCTGGCTACTTTCACCTCTTTTACTTATTTCCATGGGGCTTTTCTTAGGAAGAAGCCACTGAGTGTGATGTGGTTGCAGAGGTAATGTGGGCTGTTTGGAATGTACCTGCCTGTGTCTTTCTACTTGGCTATGATATATGGTCTCTACAGCATCCCATGTCCAGTCTATTGGACCTCCCATCACGTTACTGGGATATGAACAGAAAGATGGAGGAAGGCTTGGAGTGGtggcagggagaaggaggagtgTTGGGGTTGTGCTAACAGGGTGAGGCTGTGGGAAAACATCACTGCTAGTATTTATGCAAAAAACTGCAGTAGCCTTGCAGGGCTGAGAATGCCAAGAGAGCTGGCCATAAATCATaccctgcagctcctcagcagccGAAATGTGCTTTTAACCCTGTGCTGGCAACTCCTTGTCCTGGGAGCATCTGTTGCAGAGCAGGAAGCTAGGCTGGATATTCCTGCAGCTGTATCAGGAGGGTCAATTTGTCTGGTGGTGTGCAAGGCATCCTCATGCCTGCTGGTACCTGTGTGGAAGAGGGCTCTGATTGTCCCTTCTTGGCTGTACCAGTAGGAAGTTTGGGCACAGGGTGGCATCTGATGAGTTGTAGGAAAATGTGCTTGAGCaacgtgtgtgtgtgagagaccTTTCTCTGATCTCCCCCATCAGAAGTGCTGCTCCGCACCCCTACCTACCttatcacttctttttcctgtagcCAAGTATACTAAGCATCCCTCTCCCGATTTGTCTCCACAGTTCTTCACTTGCCTGGTGATCCTGTTTGCGTGCGAAGTTGCGGCTGGAATTTGGGGATTTGTCAACAAAGACCAAGTAAGGCGACCCTAAAACTtgtggtgtggggctgggaggctggGGTGGGAGCACAGTGGGATCCCTCTGCCCTTACAGTCCCAGACTGAGTCCCAGGAGCTGGGGTTTGCTACGTGACCTGGGCAGGTCACTTAACTACTCTTGGCTCGGCTGCTAACCTTTAAATGTGAGCACTTGATGGGAATGGCTGCCCCATGCGGTATGTGGTGCGATGTCTGGGATAAAAATAACCCTATCTGGCTCAGGTCTCCTCCTTGCTGCCAAATGCAGCAGGAGTGGATTTATGTGTGAAGTTGAGGAGGAAAAGCCACCTGCATGCCTGAGGTGCCAAGGAGCAAAGCACAGACCTGGCCGTGTGGGAAGGAGGTGTCACTGAGTACGCGGGCTGAAACTGGCAGCTTTGCACCTCTCTTCCCGCTGCCTTCCCTACGTTCGCTCTCACATTTGCAAGGTTTGGTCCAAAAACCACCAAGCTGTCTGTGTGTGGGAACCAGGGCCATCCTGTGGCAAGCAGAGGGCTGGGTGTCCACCACTTGGTCAGTGCAGGtttggggagagaaggggattTACTTCTGCTCACAGCTATGTTAGGCTTGGTGGTGGAGCAGCAAATGTGTTTACAATGAAATGTAAGGCAGCTGTGGAAGTAGGTGGTGGCCGGCTCAGCTTTCACTTGCATTTAGGACACAGATGACCAGCTCGGCTGTGAATGGAAACATCCTTGTAGTGATTCACGGGAGAGCATGACTTCACCAGCATAAACTCTTCCGTGGCTAACCGTATTACTATGCAAGCAGGGTGCTGTTCCCTAGCAACTTCGGCGAGCTAATTAACCTTTGCAGATGTTAGTTTGTGAATCCTGAGGAGCCCAAGATGTGCGattgaaatgacagaaaaatgaaggctGGGTAAGGAGGGAGCCTGTGGCTGTTGCTCTCCGTGCCAGGGAGAAGGCACCTGGATATCAGAGCATAAAGCAGAGAAGTGTAGGATTTGCCAATGCGAAAGGAATGACCTCAGCCacctaaaattaattttgcactTCGAAATGAATGGTAGCAATTAGTTGGCTCTGTCTGCATTTTCAGCTGCAATGAATGGGCTGTTTGGACGTCACTGCTAGCAAGGCAAGCGGCTTGCTACTCCCCCAGCGTGGCTGAGGGCATCTCAGGCGCACtaggggctgggagggaagtGCTGGGTGCTCCCAGCCACACTGTGTCACTCTCAGGGGACACCCAGTGGATAAAGTGGGAAGCCCCCTTGGGTTTACAGCCCTGGCCAATAGTCTGGGGGGACAGTCATCTCCCAATGGAGAAGGCAAAGGATTTTGTTCCACAAAATTGCAGGCACTCTTTCCGTGATCCCGCCTTGTCAGAGCTGCTTTAGATACAGAGTGAAAGGCGAGAagtacttttgctttttttttttttttttttccccctttaccAGAATCAAATGGTTTACTCACAGGGTATTGCCCTCCAAAGCAAACTTTTTTGAGCATGGAGAAATGTTGGGATAATTGATTGAAATCATGCTCCTTTTTGCTGCAGTCTCGTTTTTCGTGTGCTAATCCAGTGTGCACTGCCAAGAGCAGATGTTCTGGAAAGCGCTTTCCATTGCATACTtgttcatatttttcctttgcttctttcaCATGTCCTCCTTTCATCTCCCTTGAAAATTATTGGAGAGTGTCAGAGGAGAAGCCACAGGGTCAGTTTCTCTGAAAATtaggggtttgtttttttggttttttggttttggttttttttttggttggttggttgggtgttttttttttcatcgtGGAGCGTCGACTCCCTGTGGGTGTCTGTGGTCTACCAGGCcaggtggcagagctggggtATGGATGTGACTTCTCATTTACAGGATGGAGGTGTCCTGCTCCATGTAGAGACCCAGCAGGACTTTGCCACCCATCCAAAAGCATCAAAACCTCCAGCTGCAAATGAGCCACATAACTAGACTTTAGTGTGTAATCTCTCCCAGATTCTTCCTGTCCCTTCTTAGCCAGACAGGTTGAGGTGCCTGTATCTACTGATATCCACCCTTTGCTTGTTTGGTTTCCATGCCTTTGGTAGTTAAGAACAAGCCGTTTCTGAGTTCCTGGCAGTGATAACAATCCACACAGCTTGAAGACTGTCTCAGAGCTCATGGTTCAACCTCTGTGGCTTGGCTGTCTTTGCGTACTACAGAGAGCTCGCAGAGCACTGAAACAAATTTGGTTGCAACCTTCTGGCTGGTGAATGAGGTTCttaatgtttgctttctgtaacaTGCTGTGGCTGGAGGGACTTGAACCCCGTGAAAGACAAGCCTTTCTCCACTCACCTGGGTGAATTAGCAGCGTCTGAACCTGTTTAAAACTTCTTGTTTACCTGCAAGTGCCATTTGAGGGAACCGTCCCTGTTCAGGCACATCCACTGGATGGGTTTCCTTATGCTCCCCTGGCTGAAAGAGACTTTTTGCGGTCTTTCCTAGATAGCCAAAGATGTGAAGCAGTTCTACGACCAAGCGTTCCAGCAGGCGCTCATGGCAGATTCGGACGCGAACAACGGGAAGGCTGTAGTGAAGACCTTTCATGAAACGGTGAGATGTCAGAGGTCTCGCTGCATGCTCTGTTTGGGCCACACATGCTCAGCCCAAGCTGGTGAATGGGGTCTGCAGTGCCTCGAATTGCACGTGGTTAACTTCTGCATGGGGTTTGTCGGGGTGTTAACTTCCATGTGGGGTGAGCGGCAAGGAGCAGCTGCCACTGTGTTTCAGATGCTCCTcaccagaggaagagaaattaaGTTGTCCTGGGGTGGGAAGTGAAGACAGTACTGAATACGTAATGCTTAGGAATGAACTGGGTGCTGAAATTTTGCTGTTTGTCTTCTGAGCACTGtgccaaaattctccttgacaCAAGAATTTTGTGCAGCCAGAGGAAATTGAGAAtgtgggaggaaggagaaggaagccgggtcaggaaaacaaataggaaaatcAAGGTCTAAAGAATATAATGCTTCATTTAGGTCTTAGCCTGTTAGAGGTAGCTCTTCTTAGGGGTCAGGTAAAAGAGTTCCACCctcttaaatattttgtctttagcACTGTGCTAGGAAGTCTGGGCTGAGCTCTAATGAAGTTGTTTTTGATCCACCTCAGCACTCCAGATTAAGTAAAACTCAGTGAAAGACAAATGCTGCTCTGAGGAATAATTAGAGATCTCTGCTCAGCAGGAGGCAAATCTCTGGAGGGAGTCGTGTTTGTTCTCCTCCAGGATGCCAGGCCTGATGTGTCTGGGATCAGTGCTGGAAGCAGCTGCATtgcatgtgaagaaaaaaaaatgaaattagaaaattgtttcttccccctccccttctttttccccatccaagGTGCCTCTTTAGTTTTAGGTGGCTTTTGGAGGTGTTTAATGGCAGGGAGAGCATTGCAAAAGAGCATGTGCTGTCTGCTAACctgttggtttgttgttgttttttttttcctctttgtagcTGGATTGCTGTGGTCCTGATACTGCAATAGGAGTAATCCCTGCGCTGTGGAGAGAGGACCTCTGCCCGAAGGCCTTACAGAAAGTCTTGGTTCAGGTAGGCTTGGCTGCTCTTCCCCTGGCACATCTTCTGCGAGGGAGCTTGGCTGCCAGGGAACTTTGGGGATTTATTCAGGGTTTGGGTACCAGGCAGAGATTTCATGTACCTGGGGATTGTGTAGAGGGCTGTCAGAGGTTCGTGTCAATGCTCCCCTTGCTGTTCCTGCTTGAGGGGCTTACAGAGGGCTGACGTCCAGTGGGAATTCCTACAGCCAAGGCCTGGCATAAGCCTGGAAGCATGAGTAGGACTTGGGGGAAAGCAGGAACCTTGGACCTCCCTTTTTGTATGCCCAAGGGGGTATGGGAGGAAAGCAGGTCTGTGACCACAGtgtttctgtgcttcagaaCTTGAGCTGCCACAAAAAGATTGACGAGCTCTTCTCCGGGAAGCTGTACCTGATCGGTATTGCAGCCATCGTGGTCGCCGTGATCATGGTAAGCGTTGCAACAGGAAGGAATTTGCTATCCAGGACTTACTGGTATCGGTGATCTTAGGTCAAAATGGCCTgatccctgaaaaaaaaaaaaatagcagcaatgATGTATCATCTCTGCTTTTATCTCTGGCATGAGAGTGCTTATGtggagaggaggctgggggaagaCCAGAGGCTGTGAGGTTGTCCTAATCCCTAGCTTGAAGGAGGGGGGAGCTCCCACGTCATACAGGTCAGCACCTCACCAGTGGCGTTGTGTCTCCTGACAGATCTTCGAAATGATCCTGAgcatggtgctgtgctgtggcatAAGGAACAGCTCCGTCTACTGAGACATGAGAGCCggtgaggggaaggggggagcagGGCGGACGGCGCTGGAGGGGACCCCAAGTGCCACCAAGTGACCAGGAGACATTTcaacaaaagacaaagaaacctatgtatataaatacttcCAATATTACCATACAGTacttatcatttttcttttgaagtactttttttttttttttaataaataaaactttcccATATCCTTGTGGCTGAGTTAGTTACACATCAGTTTTGTGTGATAGGGAAAGCTGCTGTAGCAGGAGATCCAgtccttcctcccctctccccaccccaaaaaatcagaaatattgtTGGTGGAGGATGTACAGAGGGGAAGGCTGCAGCCTGTTCTCAAAAATCTTTGCGTTGGTTTTTACTCTTTTTCAGCACggactgttgttttttttttaatatacatatatatattattatatatatatatatatataatttgatgATGAAGCAGGATTTCTTGATGAAGCAAGATCTCTTTTCCCACCATCACCCTGATTCCCTGGCTTTTCCAAgcctgggagagaggagaggaagcagCCCTAATCGTCTTGGTGTGATGTTTCCCAGGGGAGATAGAGGTGGATTGCTCCTATCAGATACTGTTTGCAACACTAGATAAACTCGTAACAGAAGTCACAATTTTTTGCATTCTCTGAAGAGTGCGGATGTtttgcgctttttttttttcccctgggggTTATAACTTTGTAAATTGGCTCATTTCCAAATATTCATAACATTAAGGGTCAGTTGCTGGGGGTGAATTTTAGTCACAATTTTTCAAACACAATCACCTGAAAACTaagtcaactttttttttttttttttttaactttgttaaatgtttctttatagACATAATATTTTGGGAGAGACTAGTGTTGTACAAAGTTCCCAATGTTAAGCTGATGCCTAGATACAAGTGAtattagggaaagaaaaaaaaaagaaaaaagatgaaggaaagtCCTTAACCTTAATAGTCCTACATTTATATATTGCAGGATGACTTTGGGGGGATTTCCAGCTGTATACGTACATATTTAAATTTCATCTTTACATCACTCTCCTATTCAATGAAATTTTCCTTGCTTATAGCATATCGTCACACACTGTAATGTTGCTGGGAAAATTTTGTAActtgattttgaaaacaaaataattacttaTTTCTTAAGACTTTCCATTTCCAGTTACAATAACAGCAGGAGATGAGCTTATCAAAGCAAGGGAATTCAGGATTTAAGATTGCACCagttaaaacacttttttgtgCCCTGGTAAGCTTTGATTGCCAATTACGCGTGCGTGGCCTCTGTTGTATGCCACTCTGTTACTGTGTACATAGAGGGGAAGAGTGACCCAGGATCTGTGTAATAAAAATCAGAGTGTCTCTAAAAAGATGATCTATGTGTATAGTtctatagatatatatttttaagcaaagcCTTTTCCTTAGCCGTAGGAGCATTTGAGCTGGAAATGCTAGCATCTCTCAGCTCTTTGCCACGTTgaagcaggggaggggaggagttAAAACCCACGATCACCTTCCTCACTTCAggaatatttccatttcttaaagCATTTCACTTTCCCCCTCACCTTCAAGTTGCAATTAAGAGCTCCAAATCAGACAGGGAGAGAGACCCGGGACTATTATAAACTAGCACCTTGTCCATGGCATGTGGGTGCCATGGCCCCTGCCAAACGGGGACAGGAGATTTCCTGCACTGAGGCAAGCTGATCTGTGCAGAGGCTTTTCTCCCCTTCTACTCACCCCTTTCCTGTTCCTACCTTTTAGTATATAGGGCCTTCTGAAAAGTCTATATAGGGGTATATATATGAAATTGTGCTAGGTAAGAGGAGGAAGTGCTTCAACGGATCTTTGGTTTGAGTGggttggagaaaaaaatcagccttaGAAACAGCCTTAAAAGCAACACTGCCCTGAATGTCCACTTTGTGCACATGGAGAATGAGACTTGGTTTTGCAATAGGTAatcccttcccctgctccccagcgTAGCTCCTTCAGGTCATCTACTCTGTTACGTGGCTATATGTATATGCATCAACCAAGCATGTGTGTTTACATATATGTGCATCAGGATTGTTAGCATACAGAATGGATGTGTAACTTGCCGCCTTTTTTGTTGACTGTTGataaatgtgtataaatatgcCATTAAGCAtttcaattctgttttctttccttatacCATATTTTTGATATTGTTCAGTATTCAGTTGATGCTGCGTGAGTAGCTGAAGCTCTGTTTGAAGACGGACTGGGTCCTCCCTGCAGAGAACTCAGTGCAGGTCGGGCACGTCCTTGGATGTTGTAGCTTTGGGGGTCTATGTTGTCCTGGGCAGGATCAACTGGGAGAAAAGTGGTGCTTGGAGAGGGAGTCAGGGCTgtgggaggaagaagagcaggGTGTTTGCTCAGACCATGTGCCACGCTGGCTGCCATTTGCTCTTTGGCTCCTTTCAGAGGAGAGCGCCCTGTGCCACCTCCTGTCCATGTGGATGCAGGAACCAGAGCTGGACAGGAGGGAAGTGGCCAGGGCTGGGAATGTCCTGGGGAGATCTGAAGGAGTTCTGCAGGGACAGTAATGCTTGCTGTGGAATTCAGCTGAGGGTCCCCATGTTTGACTGCATAGTCAATCCCAAACGGATGATAGATGAAATTGAGGGCTGTAAATACAAACCTTCCCTCTCTGAGGAAGCATATTTCTGGAGCAAGTGGCAGCTGAGAAAAATGGCTGCAAGCctgagcagggaggagagaggcaggtGGGGAGAAGCAGAGTGAGCTATCCAGGTCTAAGTTCAAAGACCACATGGAAAGGTCAAACAGAGCCACTGACAGCTTAACTGAATGCTTGGGATTTTTTCATACTGTGGAGCATGCCACAAAGCAGTGTGTTGaacttctttctgccttttttttttaaagaaacaaaacaaaaatcgATTTAATAAACATTTCTCATCGTGTGCATAGTGTGATGAACCGCTGCAATTTTACAACCAGTTAACCTTGACACCAGGATGCTTTGTGAACCAGGCTTCAGCAGCATGGGTTTTTCCAGCCTCAGCGAGGGGGGTGGCAGGCTGGGGACGCATCCAGAATGGTGCTGAGGGACAGCAGAGAGGTTGCTTGCCAGCAGCGGTGGCTGCTGCAATTGTGCCCCCCTCAATGGAAGGGGGCACAGCTGTGGGGGAGCTAATGCGTATTGCAAAATGGGGTGGCTGTGTTGAAATTCAGGGGAGGGGCTGTGGTGGCAGTACTGGGCATGCCCATGGGGCTTTTAAAGTGACCGAAAATAGCCCAAAATGCCTTCAACTGCCATccagccaggggctgggctgTTTTTGTGGCTGGTCTGGTAAGGccaccgctgctgctgctgctgccgcctgcCCCTCTGCACCATCAGGGGAGAGCCCTGCTGAGAGTGAGGGAGGAGGCCGAGTGCTGTGATCCCACACCCGCCTTTCCTTCTTGCTGTGTCTTGGACTTCTCGCTGCGTTTGAAGCATGGCTGTCCCCGATGGCCCCTGGCCATTGCCTGtgcagagagggagggagagcgATGTTCAGCTGCCGCGAAGGAAGGcaagccctgctccctgctcctggcgGCTGTGCCTGTGCTACGAGATCATCCCCATCTGTTGTTCTTTCACTTGTTTACCTGAATGTTAATGGAGTCGGACATAATGacttctggaaagaaagaaaaaaaagagatttaaaaacaataataataaaaaaagaaacaaagcaaaaccttcCCTTGTAAGTCGATTTTTAATGATGTGTTGTCAGATCTTGTTTCTTTCCATCGCGTACAGATTTCTGAGGTGTCTTCCAAGGGAGCagggttttctctctcttgtgtCAAAGCAGAATTCGGGCTGCTTTAGGGAATGCAGTCCTTAGCTGACCTTCTCGGTGGTTTCCCATGAATATGATGCTCTTTGCTTCATGCCTTAGAACATTTGGATTGTGGTGCTGTGTTGTTGTTCCAGATGGGTATGAAATTATTCTTACCTCTTCAGAGCTAAGATTAAGCTGATGTGAGTCACTGTCAGACTCAGGATAGTGTTCAACAGTAAGAAAAGCCATAGTGGAAACAAACTGGCAAAGCACAGCGCATATTTGGCATCCAGGCTGTGTGCCTTGGGACATCAGCCTGGAAGCATAGCTAGAATCTTAAACCTTCCCCAGCTAAATGCTGTACCTTGTTTGCACCTCAGGTTTGACTATTAACACCCATGCTCAGAGCCAGATGAATTGTATGTGCTGGTGGGGCTGAGATGCTGAGAGGGAAATGGGCAAACCAGGCCCTTTTAAGGTGCTGTTAATTGAAGACACAGGTTGTGAGTGGAGAACAGCAGTCCTGCGTAGGAGCATGTGAGGCTGCACAGATAAACCACTGTGAGGGAAAAGGGTGGGTGGAAAGCCTGCTGCCCAGTTGTTCTCATATTACACCAACAGCCATGGCTTAGGCtttttttggaaaaatgtttcttgtccAAAGGATTGAAGGACTTAGGGGCAAGGGCTGACTGAAGGGCCAAGAACTTCAGCTTCCTAGGAATACTACcgtggattttatttttattttttcaaacaagaatttatgcaaattaaaaaattacagtGTGAATTTTTCTAAGCTATACCAATTTGGGCTTTTCCCTGTGGAATTCTTCTCTTTCACCCATCTCTCCTAggtgtttagaaaaaaaaaatgtagagtaTTTCTCATGGGAGGTTTTGGAAGTGTTTCTGCTTTGGCCAGCTCTATTTCCTAAGCCTACTCTGGGCTGATTGTGTTATAAGTAGCAATGTGCCTAATTGTTTCCTACTAAGACAACTGGGACTAACAGCAAAGGTATAAATTGCCGATGTCCATTCTGTACTTAGATGTTGTCTAAGCTCTAACTATGTTTTGCTGTACTCccacaggggagaaaaaaaaaaaaaaaaaaaaaagccagctctCTCATGGGAGAGCTGTTTACAGCAGAGGTTGCTGCAGGGGAAAGCACCCTCCCTGTTCTCCAGCTGCCAGCTCCACTTGCCTGGCTCAGTGATGAAGGATGTGCTAGTTGCTGTGCTCAGATTCCTGCTCTGAACCACAGTTGCCTTTGCTGCGTATCAGTAGGTGCTGAAGGGGAGAGGCGAACGTAATTAACTACATGACTAGTGCTTGATTAAGTGATAAGCACAGGCTAGAATCCCCAAATTCTGTACATACTGAACCAAAGTAAAGGTGCAGTGttaatttgtgtatttttttgtctgaCCGCTCCTCGGTTTCAGCCTGGAGAGCATTGTGCTATCCTGCATAGGGCATGAGCTCAGCAGGATGGTGGATGTATAAAGATGCGCTCTTGGTGGAAACATTTCAGCCAACCTCTGGCAGCTTGTCTGACGCAAGCAGCCCGATGCTTTCCTTTCAGAGAGTCCAGGGaactgaagcaaaaagaaaacaccatcCAGCtgctaaaaatgcatttcacatttcacaCTTGCAAATACAACAAAGTGGGCACGTAACTTTGCAACCAGGCATGCAAAGGTGGATTGCTTGGCGTTTCTCCACTGGCTTTACATTAACCAGCTCAAGTGCCAGCGGTTGCAAGTAACATTTCTAATTAGAGTTTAATcacacctatttttttttccttttttgtgtgtgtttcttggCCTGTTTCACTAGTGCATTCCCTCATGTTCAAACACAGCTTTGGTAAGCTCTGAAAAGATGTTGGTGTTAGGCCAAGTGAGACTTCATGTACAAcaccctgcctgcaggctgcGAGTCAACCGGTAAGAATCCTTCCAGCGAGGTTTAGTGGGGTTAAATGCAAAGCCCTGTGTCAGCTACAATGCAGTGTCAGTTAATGAGTTCCTACAGGCCATGTTCTAACAGAAGGTCTGAGGagttttaagagtttttttccaaaaggttTACTTCAAGGCCCTCAGCTGCTACAAATGACCTCTTTCAGCTCTTCTCTTCTGCTGGTAGCATCAGGCATGCTGTGGCAAATGATAGAAAAAAGACTCAAGATTTAGGAGAAGGGCTTTTtagtaaaaatattctgtagcTAAATCAAAATGAACAGTGGCTCCcaactgcatttctttctttctttctttctttctttctttctttctttctttctttctttctttctttcttaatttgaaataattgcaGAAAGCATTAACTTTGCAGGACTTCACTTCCCGCTCACGCATGTAGTGTCTCTAGCAGAAAA
This region includes:
- the CD81 gene encoding CD81 antigen: MGVEGCTKCIKYLLFVFNFIFWLAGGIILGVALWLRHDTQTTSILYLQLGDKQAPNTFYVGIYILIAVGAVMMFVGFLGCYGAIQESQCLLGTFFTCLVILFACEVAAGIWGFVNKDQIAKDVKQFYDQAFQQALMADSDANNGKAVVKTFHETLDCCGPDTAIGVIPALWREDLCPKALQKVLVQNLSCHKKIDELFSGKLYLIGIAAIVVAVIMIFEMILSMVLCCGIRNSSVY